The genome window GCGTGGTGGTGAGCAATCCCCCGTATGTGCCGGAGGCGGACGACCTGCCCGCCGAGGTCTATCACGATCCGCACGAGGCCGTCTTTGCCGGTGCGGACGGCATGAGTGTGATTAATCGCCTGGTGGAACCCGCCGCCGCGCTGCTGGCCCCCGGGGGATACCTGGGCATAGAGCACGATGATGCCACGGCGCGGGACGTGGCTCGCGTGGTGTCGCGCTGCCCCGGGCTGAGCGCCCCGGTGGCGGTGCGGGATCTCTCCGGTAGGGAACGTTTTGTCACAGCGAGTAAACTGAGCAACTGACCTATTGCCGTATGTATTGCCGCGTCCCGCACAGGGGAGGAAAGGGGTACGCCCTATGGGGGCCATCGTGAGTTGCATGGACGCCCGCACCCGAGCACAGACCATCGCCGCCGCGGCGCACAGCGCGCGGGAGGGAAAATTGGTGGTGCTGCCCACCGACACCCTTTACGGCATTGGCGCAGATGCCTTTAATAACGAGGCGGTGGCGGCCCTGCTGGCGGCCAAGCGGCGTGGCCCGGACTATCCGGTGCCGGTGCTGGTGGGCTCCTGGGATACCCTCGCCGGGCTGGTGGACTCCATGAGCCAGACCGCGCGCACCCTCGTGGAGGCGTTCTGGCCGGGCGGGCTCTCCCTGGTGGTGCGCCAGGCCCCCTCGCTGCCCTGGAACCTGGGCGATACCAACGGCACCGTGATGGTGCGCATGCCCAATCACCCGGTGGCGGTGCAACTCCTCCGCGAGGTCGGCCCCATGGCCGTCTCCTCCGCGAATCTCCACGGGCACCAGCCACCCACCACGGCAGGGGAGGCGCAGCGCCAACTTGGCGACGCCGTGGATACCTACCTCGACGCCGGGCGCGCCACCGTGGGCAAGCCCTCCACCATCGTGGACCTCACGGGGAACACCCCGGAGATCCTGCGCGAGGGCGCGATCGGCGCCGAGGAGATCGCGGAGGTGCTGGGACTTCCCGTGGCTCAGTTGCGGGCGGAGGGACGCGCGCCGGAATCCGGGGGAGCGGCCTAGATGGGGGTGGGCATGGAGGGCGTGCCCCTGCGGGAACTGGGGTTGGTGCTCCTGGTGGCCGCCGCCGTGACCTTCCTGACCACCGGGGCGGTGCGCTACCTGGTGCTGCGCTCGGGACGGGTGGCGGAAATCCGCGCCCGAGACGTGCACGTGCAGCCCACCCCCAGCCTGGGCGGGGTGGCGATGTTCACGGGCTTTCTCTCCGCCGTGTTGGTGGCCAATCAGTTACCCGCGCTGACCCGCGGCTTCATGCCGATCACCCCGGAGATGAACGCCGTGGTGTGGGCGGGCGTGGCCATCGTGCTGGTGGGGATCGTCGATGATCTCTACGAACTCGACGCGCTGACCAAGTTAATCGGACAACTCCTAAGCGCGGTAGCGATGAGCCTGCTGGGGCTTTCCTGGACGCTCCTGTATTTCCCCGTGGGGGAGGGAACCACGGTGGTCCTCGATCAAGTCCAGTCCACAATCTTGACCGTTTTCCTTACGGTGCTGCTTATCAACGCCGTGAACTTCGTGGACGGTCTCGATGGGCTCGCCGCGGGCCTCGGCATGATTGCCGGTGGCGCGATCCTGCTCTTTTCGCTTACCGTCCTGCACGATCAGGGCGGAACGGTCTCCGCCTACCCCCCGGCGATCATCGCGGCGGGATTGGTGGGCATGTGCGCGGGCTTTCTGCCGCATAACTTTGAACCCTCGCGGATTTTCATGGGGGATTCCGGGGCCATGCTGATCGGCCTGCTGTTGGCGGCGGCCTCAACCTCGGCCTCGGGCAAGATCAACATGTCCCTCTACGGAGCGGTGGACGTGATCGCGCTGATGAGCCCGCTCATCGTGGTGCTCGCGGCCGTGTTCGTCCCCGTGCTGGACCTCGTGATGGCGGTGGTGCGCCGCCTGTCCAAGGGGCGTTCCCCCTTTGCGGCCGACCGCCTCCACCTGCACCACCGGCTGCTCTCCCTGGGGCACACCCACCGGCGCACCGTGCTGGTGCTCTATCTCTGGGTATCGGTGGTGGCCTTCGGGGCGGTGTCCTTCTCCGTGGTGCCGCCGCTCGTGGCCGTGGTGGGCACCGCGATAGCGCTGCTGGCGGCGGCCGGGCTCACGGCGGTGCCCTTGCGACGCCGCAGGCGGGCCGCGCGGGCGGCTGCGGTTGCGGCGGGGGCTGAGTAATGGGTGCGTAGTTGGGGTGTGGTTGGGGCCGCCGAGGTCGCTGGGATGGGGGACGGTGTCGCTGCCGGTGGCGGCGTCGATCGGATGGGGCGGGCGTGGGTAGACTCGGCGGGGTGAGTGACGTGCAAGAAGAAAACTTTGACGATCCCCGCCGTCCGCTGTTGCGCGCCCTGCGCTTGGGCAGCATTGCCCTGGCCGTGATCACGGTGGTGTCCCTGGCGCTGTGGGGGTGGATCGCGGGCACCCCCGGCGTGTGGGGCGTGCTGGTGGGGGCCGCCGTGGGGGGCGGCTTTGTGCTCATGACGGTGGCCAGCGTGCTGCTGACCTCGCGGACCTCCCCGCAGACCACCGGGGCGGTGGTGCTGGGCAGTTGGCTGCTTAAACTCGTGCTGGTGATGCTGGTGATGTGGGGGATCTCCGGCCTTGACTTCTACGATCGCTGGGCGCTGCTGGTGACCGTGGTGGTGGTGCTGGTGGTGGTGCTGGCCACGGAAACCTGGGGCGTGCTGACCTCGCGGGTGACCTATACCAATCCCGCCTCATAATCGGGGCGCGGGGGTGGCGCCGCTAGGCGGGGACTTTCTGGGGTCGCGCCATGCCGGTGCTGGGGTAGCGCTGGGGAAAATGGTGCACCCGCTGGGGCCGATCTGTGAAGCACCCGAAAACGGGGGTGAAGCCGGATAAGTGAATTACCTCCACACCTGATACTATGTAGCGCGGGTAACCCGGCCGTCGTTTTTCTTAGCAGCGTGAGGCTGCGTGAGGGGCGAGGTCCTACCCCTGGTTTCGTTTCGTAGACGTGCGACGGAGTCCACGGCGGAGCCAGTGAGCATGTAAGACGTCCATCGCACCGTGGGAGTTCGTCTCCCCACGGCCCGAACACGGGAGAGATCGCTGAGCGTTACAACTTTGGCCTTTAAAGGCGAGTTTCACCCGCCTTCACTGGATCACGAATTCTTCCCGGGGCATGTGAACGAGAACGGCGACCCGGTTGGCCTGTGGCTGACCGGCTTCGCCAATGACTGGTTCGCGCTAGACCGTCTGATGTTCGTCCGCCTTCTGATGGCGGCAGTCATTGCACTCTTTTTCGTCATAGCCATGCGGAACCCCAAGCTGGTTCCGTCTGGGGTGCAGAACTTCGCGGAGATCTGCCTGGACTTTGTGCGGGTCCACATCGCTGAGGACATCCTTGGCAAGAAGGAGGGGCGCCGTTTCCTTCCCTTCATTGCCACGGTATTCTTCCTCGTCTTTGCGATGAACCTTCCCGCTATCATTCCGGGCCTCAATATCTCGCCCAACGCCCGCATCGGTATGCCTCTGGTGCTGGCGGTGGCGGGATACTTGGTGTTCATCTACGCGGGTGCGAAGCGCTACGGGTTCTTCAAGTTTGTGAAGTCCTCCGTGGTGATCCCGAACTTGCCTCCGCTCCTCCACGTTCTGGTGGTGCCGATCGAGTTCTTCTCCACCTTTATCCTGCGCCCGGCCACGCTCACCATTCGTCTGATGGCGAATATGCTGGCCGGTCACATGATCCTTGTTCTGCTGTTCTCCGCCACCAACTTCTTCTTCTTCCAGTTCAATGGTTGGACGGCTATGTCGGCAGTGACCCTTGTTGCCGCCGTCGCGTTTACGCTCTTCGAAATACTGGTCATTTTCTTGCAGGCGTACATCTTCGCCCTGCTGTCGGCCGTGTACATCGAATTGTCGTTGCATGCAGATGAACACTGATCCTTATCGTCCCGATCAGGGACGGCCCTAACCCCACACACTTCTCGTTCGGCCGCAGAACTGCCTTGGATTCACGTCCTGGGGCCGAGCAATACGAAAGGGAAAGACTAGAAATGCAAGACATCATCCTCGTTGCCGCTGACGAAGCCGCCAAGGTGCAGGGTTACGGCGCCATCGGCTACGGCCTGGCTGCCATCGGCCCCGGTATCGGTATCGGTATCCTCGTGGGCAAGGCCCTGGAGGGCATGGCTCGCCAGCCCGAGATGGCCGGCCAGCTTCGTACCACGATGTTCCTGGGCATCGCCTTCACCGAGGCCCTCGCCCTCATCGGCCTTGTTGCCGGCTTCATCCTGTAACAAGTCAGCCACGAAACGAAGGGTCCATTACAGATGACGGACGTATTAAGCGTTCTCGCGGCGGGGACTGAGCGGGATTTGCCCCTTTCCACGGGCAATAACCCCATGCTGCCCATGCCGTATGACATCGTCTGGTCCGCCGTTTGCTTCCTTGTTGTCCTGGTTCTCTTCTGGAAGCTCGTTCTTCCTAAGTTCCAAGAGGTTCTGACCGAACGCGAGGACAGGATTCAGGGTGGAATCCAGCGCGCGGAGGCCGCACAGGCTGAAGCCAAGGCGGCCCTAGAGAAGTACAACGCCCAGCTTTCCGACGCCCGTGCGGAGGCCGCGGAGATCCGCGAGCAGGCCCGCGAGCGCGGCAAGCAGATCGAGGCCGAGATGAAGGCCCAGGCGGCGGAGGAGTCCAACCGCATCATCGAGTCCGGTGAGAAGCAGCTTCAGGCTTCCCGCCAGCAGGTGATCACCGAGTTGCGTCAGGAGATGGGGCAGAACTCCATCAACCTGGCCGAGAAGCTGCTCGGTGGCGAGCTTTCCGAGGCCACCAAGCGCTCGGGCACCATCGACTCCTTCCTGGCGGACCTCGATTCCGTTGCCCCGGCAGGAAAGTGAGCGATATGCACGCAGCGAGCCGCAAAGCACTGGCAGAGGTAGCACAGAGCCTGGACACCCAGATTTCTGGTTCCGTGGTCACGGCCGCCACCCTGGGTGCCGAGCTCTTTGATGCCGTTGAGTTCCTTGACGATAACCGCGGGCTGCGCGTGGCGGTGGCGGAGGCTTCCTCCACCGCCGAGCAGCGCCAGGGCCTCATTGCCGAAGTTTTTAACGGCAAGGTGTCCCCGGAGACGCTGACGGTGCTCAAGGAATCCGCCGGTGCGCGCTGGTCCACCCCGCGTGAGTTCCGCACGGGCTTGGTGGTCTTGGGCCGCCGAG of Corynebacterium sp. 21KM1197 contains these proteins:
- a CDS encoding L-threonylcarbamoyladenylate synthase, with product MGAIVSCMDARTRAQTIAAAAHSAREGKLVVLPTDTLYGIGADAFNNEAVAALLAAKRRGPDYPVPVLVGSWDTLAGLVDSMSQTARTLVEAFWPGGLSLVVRQAPSLPWNLGDTNGTVMVRMPNHPVAVQLLREVGPMAVSSANLHGHQPPTTAGEAQRQLGDAVDTYLDAGRATVGKPSTIVDLTGNTPEILREGAIGAEEIAEVLGLPVAQLRAEGRAPESGGAA
- a CDS encoding MraY family glycosyltransferase; this translates as MGVGMEGVPLRELGLVLLVAAAVTFLTTGAVRYLVLRSGRVAEIRARDVHVQPTPSLGGVAMFTGFLSAVLVANQLPALTRGFMPITPEMNAVVWAGVAIVLVGIVDDLYELDALTKLIGQLLSAVAMSLLGLSWTLLYFPVGEGTTVVLDQVQSTILTVFLTVLLINAVNFVDGLDGLAAGLGMIAGGAILLFSLTVLHDQGGTVSAYPPAIIAAGLVGMCAGFLPHNFEPSRIFMGDSGAMLIGLLLAAASTSASGKINMSLYGAVDVIALMSPLIVVLAAVFVPVLDLVMAVVRRLSKGRSPFAADRLHLHHRLLSLGHTHRRTVLVLYLWVSVVAFGAVSFSVVPPLVAVVGTAIALLAAAGLTAVPLRRRRRAARAAAVAAGAE
- the atpB gene encoding F0F1 ATP synthase subunit A; the protein is MAFKGEFHPPSLDHEFFPGHVNENGDPVGLWLTGFANDWFALDRLMFVRLLMAAVIALFFVIAMRNPKLVPSGVQNFAEICLDFVRVHIAEDILGKKEGRRFLPFIATVFFLVFAMNLPAIIPGLNISPNARIGMPLVLAVAGYLVFIYAGAKRYGFFKFVKSSVVIPNLPPLLHVLVVPIEFFSTFILRPATLTIRLMANMLAGHMILVLLFSATNFFFFQFNGWTAMSAVTLVAAVAFTLFEILVIFLQAYIFALLSAVYIELSLHADEH
- a CDS encoding ATP synthase F0 subunit C codes for the protein MQDIILVAADEAAKVQGYGAIGYGLAAIGPGIGIGILVGKALEGMARQPEMAGQLRTTMFLGIAFTEALALIGLVAGFIL
- a CDS encoding F0F1 ATP synthase subunit B; amino-acid sequence: MTDVLSVLAAGTERDLPLSTGNNPMLPMPYDIVWSAVCFLVVLVLFWKLVLPKFQEVLTEREDRIQGGIQRAEAAQAEAKAALEKYNAQLSDARAEAAEIREQARERGKQIEAEMKAQAAEESNRIIESGEKQLQASRQQVITELRQEMGQNSINLAEKLLGGELSEATKRSGTIDSFLADLDSVAPAGK